One genomic window of Capricornis sumatraensis isolate serow.1 chromosome 15, serow.2, whole genome shotgun sequence includes the following:
- the CABLES2 gene encoding CDK5 and ABL1 enzyme substrate 2, with translation MAAAAAGGAPGTSPGPAARAAPQALRRRGDSRRRQAALFFLNNISLDGRPPSLGPGGEKPPPPPPPPPTETREPPAPPPPPPPPPPAPPAGLPLPGPGGRTSAPQGLLSPAPAPTGLGLGLGLGLDGQRQRRRVASQRCSLEFLEDTVGCPSGQRTKHISGSPRHKGLKKTHFIKNMRQYDTRNSRIVLICARRSLCAAFSVLPYGEGLRVSDLRLDSQKQRHPSGGVSVSSEMVFQLEGVELGADGKVVSYAKFLYPTNALVTLKPDSHGPAPQPRPSVPRTLLGSRCKPVPPRAAPAGSELGADAGDTLEYNPNLLDDPQWPCGKHKRVLIFASYMTTVIEYVKPSDLKKDMNETFREKFPHIRLTLSKIRSLKREMRNLSEECGLEPVTVSMAYVYFEKLVLQGKLNKQNRKLCAGACVLLAAKISSDLRKSDVKQLIDKLEERFRFNRRDLIGFEFTVLVALELALYLPENQVLPHYRRLTQQF, from the exons ATGGCCGCAGCCGCGGCGGGTGGAGCGCCGGGCACGtcccccggccccgccgccagggCAGCGCCACAGGCGCTGCGGAGGCGCGGGGACTCACGGCGCCGCCAGGCCGCGCTCTTCTTCCTCAACAACATCTCCCTGGACGGGCGGCCCCCTAGCCTGGGTCCCGGGGGAGAGaagcccccgccgccgccgccgccaccgcccaCCGAGACCCGCGAGCCTccggcgccgccgccgcctccgcctccgccgccgcccgcgccccccGCCGGCCTGCCCCTGCCCGGGCCCGGAGGCAGGACCTCAGCGCCCCAGGGCCTGCTCAGCCCTGCTCCCGCGCCCACCGGCTTGGGCCTCGGCCTCGGCCTGGGCCTGGATGGGCAGCGCCAAAG AAGGCGCGTGGCGTCTCAACGCTGCTCCCTCGAGTTTCTGGAAGACACAGTGGGATGTCCCTCGGGTCAAAG AACCAAACACATATCTGGATCCCCGAGACACAAAGGCCTGAAGAAGACACACTTCATTAAGAACATGCGGCAGTACGACACCAGGAACAGCAG GATCGTGCTGATCTGCGCTAGACGGTCCCTGTGCGCGGCCTTCTCAGTCCTACCCTATGGAGAAGGCCTGCGAGTCAG TGACCTGAGATTGGACAGCCAGAAGCAGAGGCACCCATCTGGCGGCGTTTCTGTGTCTTCCGAGATGGTCTTCCAGTTGGAAGGTGTTGAACTGGGGGCAGATGGAAAG GTTGTGTCTTACGCCAAGTTCCTGTACCCCACCAACGCCCTGGTCACGCTCAAGCCAGACAGCCACGGCCCAGCGCCTCAGCCCCGGCCCAGTGTGCCCCGCACTCTGCTGGGGTCCCGCTGCAAAcctgtcccacccagggcagcaCCAGCCGGCTCGGAGCTAG GGGCCGACGCGGGGGATACCCTGGAGTACAACCCCAATCTGCTAGATGACCCTCAGTGGCCCTGCGGCAAGCACAAGCGTGTGCTCATCTTCGCATCCTACATG ACCACAGTGATTGAGTACGTGAAGCCCTCTGACCTCAAGAAGGACATGAACGAGACCTTCCGGGAGAAGTTCCCCCACATCAGGCTGACACTGAGCAAGATCAGGAG TTTGAAACGAGAAATGCGGAACCTGTCCGAGGAGTGTGGCTTGGAGCCTGTGACCGTGTCCATGGCCTATGTGTACTTCGAGAAGCTGGTGTTGCAGGGTAAGCTCAACAAGCAGAACCGCAAGCTATGCGCCGGCGCCTGCGTGCTGCTGGCCGCCAAGATAAGCAGCGACCTGCGCAAGAGCGACGTGAAGCAGCTCATCGAC AAGTTAGAAGAAAGGTTTCGGTTCAACCGACGGGATCTCATCGGCTTTGAGTTCACAGTGCTCGTGGCCTTGGAGCTCGCTCTCTACCTTCCTGAGAACCAGGTGTTACCTCATTACAGGCGCCTCACGCAGCAGTTCTAG
- the RPS21 gene encoding small ribosomal subunit protein eS21: MQNDAGEFVDLYVPRKCSASNRIIGAKDHASIQMNVAEVDKVTGRFNGQFKTYAICGAIRRMGESDDSILRLAKADGIVSKNF; this comes from the exons ATGCAGAACGACGCCGGTGAGTTCGTGGACCTGTATGTGCCGCGGAAATG CTCCGCCAGCAACCGTATCATCGGCGCCAAGGACCACGCGTCCATCCAGATGAACGTGGCCGAG gtTGACAAGGTGACAGGCAGGTTCAACGGCCAGTTTAAAACCTACGCTATCTGCGGGGCCATTCGCAGGATG GGCGAGTCAGATGACTCCATTCTCCGGCTGGCCAAGGCTGATGGCATCGTCTCAAA GAACTTCTGA